GTGACCGGCCAACCCGAGCCCGTTGGCTCGTGCCACCACCACCAGCGCCCATGTGCCGAAAGGCACGAACAGCGCGGCGGCCGTCAAGAGGCCCGGGTTGTAACTCCTCAGCACGGCGGCCATGACGATGTGCAGCACGGCGTTCAGCAGCGTGGTGTAGATCAGGATTAGTCCGAAGCCAACGTCCACCAGGCCGGTCAGCAGGAGCACCACGGCGCCAAGGAGCCAGACGGCGCCCACGTTAATCCACATGGTGGCGCGCGGCGTCAGCGCGTCGGCCCCGCCCGCCACGCGCAGGTTGATGAAGCGCCGGAAGCGGTCGCGGTAATGCTCCTCGACCTGGTGGACGAGGTAGAGGAGCAGCAGCAGGTAGGTGAGGGTCAGCCCGCTGGGCCACGCGCCCACCGCGAGCGGCAGGAGGCAAGCCAGGAACGCCGCCGCCACGGTGCCGGCGAACGGCCAGTTGGAGTCCAGCCAGGCGAGCGCGTTGGGGGTGACGGTCGGGATCGCGTGCTCGTCGGGCGTGCGGGGTTCGGGCGTCATGACCGCCTCCTCTGGACCACCCGTGGCGCGGGCCGACCCGACCAAGTGTGGCGCGCGGGAGACACGCGCGCTGTGACGGGCCGCGGCGAGCACGGTGCGGTGGACCGCGAGGGAGCTTCCGCACAGCGCCCTCGGGTGACAAGCGTCTACCGTTCGGGCATGAAGCCTAGGCTCCTGACGCTGTTCCTCGCGGCCGCTCTGCTGGCGCCG
The Trueperaceae bacterium DNA segment above includes these coding regions:
- a CDS encoding HXXEE domain-containing protein, which encodes MTPEPRTPDEHAIPTVTPNALAWLDSNWPFAGTVAAAFLACLLPLAVGAWPSGLTLTYLLLLLYLVHQVEEHYRDRFRRFINLRVAGGADALTPRATMWINVGAVWLLGAVVLLLTGLVDVGFGLILIYTTLLNAVLHIVMAAVLRSYNPGLLTAAALFVPFGTWALVVVARANGLGLAGHLVGLAVAVLAHAAIVVLVRRRVGRSGDAAAVVRP